Proteins from one Coleofasciculus chthonoplastes PCC 7420 genomic window:
- a CDS encoding RNA recognition motif domain-containing protein, with the protein MSIYIGNLSYDATEEDITSIFAEYGTVKRVQLPTDRETGRMRGFGFVEMDSEAEESAAIDALDGAEWMGRDLKVNKAKPREPRGQGGGGRRGGGNRDGFSRRY; encoded by the coding sequence ATGTCGATTTACATTGGTAACCTGTCCTATGATGCTACGGAAGAAGACATCACCAGTATTTTTGCTGAATACGGGACAGTAAAGCGGGTTCAGTTACCCACGGATCGGGAAACAGGTCGGATGCGCGGCTTCGGTTTTGTGGAAATGGACTCAGAAGCTGAAGAATCTGCCGCTATTGATGCTCTAGACGGTGCTGAATGGATGGGTCGGGATTTGAAAGTGAATAAAGCTAAACCTCGTGAGCCTCGGGGTCAAGGAGGCGGTGGTCGTCGCGGCGGCGGCAACCGGGATGGATTCTCTCGACGTTACTAA
- the rpsU gene encoding 30S ribosomal protein S21 yields MAQVTVGEHEGIESALRRFKQAVSKAGIFPDMKKHRHFETPIQKRKRKAIARHKQLRRLSRYRKKRF; encoded by the coding sequence ATGGCACAGGTGACTGTCGGTGAACATGAAGGGATCGAGTCAGCCCTCCGCCGATTTAAACAAGCTGTCTCCAAGGCGGGAATTTTTCCCGATATGAAGAAACATCGCCACTTTGAAACGCCGATTCAAAAACGTAAACGTAAAGCCATTGCTCGGCATAAGCAACTGCGGCGGCTTTCTCGCTATCGCAAAAAACGGTTTTAA
- a CDS encoding Ycf51 family protein: MPTTTDFLTYTQWIGILTLVFGVLSLLGFIFKWGIRFRLVGITGFMGVLTGGLFALSIVPFSRTVIPGAVHFTLVYDNGGNQAVIALPTTINESQLEASLRQAASDFFSYGRLGGENNQLTIRARTVIHPEPGVSKPLVVGKISRSLAERDDEQMTINIYKERLAQLPDTST; this comes from the coding sequence ATGCCAACAACGACTGACTTTCTCACCTATACCCAATGGATAGGCATTCTCACCCTAGTTTTCGGAGTTCTTAGCCTCTTAGGTTTTATCTTTAAATGGGGCATCCGATTTCGGTTGGTGGGAATTACGGGCTTTATGGGGGTGCTGACGGGCGGCTTATTTGCCCTGAGTATCGTCCCGTTTAGCCGCACAGTGATTCCTGGTGCAGTCCACTTTACCTTAGTCTACGACAACGGAGGCAACCAAGCTGTTATCGCTTTGCCCACAACGATCAACGAATCTCAACTGGAAGCCAGTCTGCGCCAAGCCGCCAGCGACTTCTTTTCTTATGGGCGTTTGGGTGGAGAAAATAACCAACTGACAATTCGCGCCCGCACTGTGATCCACCCAGAACCCGGTGTATCTAAACCCCTAGTTGTAGGTAAAATCAGCCGCTCGCTGGCTGAACGTGATGATGAACAGATGACTATCAATATTTACAAAGAACGCTTGGCTCAATTACCAGACACCTCCACCTGA
- a CDS encoding iron-containing alcohol dehydrogenase family protein, which produces MTNPAPPSLLSLTVAPAQVLRGVPALAQSGDAIASLGHRPLIVGGNHTLATLSPQLQPILKQPSLNCATASYSPDCSEVSLASLKEAATCHQADLIIGVGGGKALDTAKLLAHQCHLPVVTIPTSAATCAAWTALSNIYSNEGAFLYDVSLNRCPDLLILDYSLIETAPQRTLVAGIGDALAKWYEASVSSGDSAQTLIIAAVQQARVLRDILFQKSADALKTPGSEVWREVVDASVLLAGVIGGLGGAQCRTVAAHAVHNGLTHLPGSHSALHGEKVAYGILVQLRLEEMVQGNQLAASARQQLLKFYREIGLPQTLDDLGLGNITLAQLRQGADIACQPQSDIHRLPFDVTPEQLMAAMVSTTTLVEKNCSPVLSTAMNEKYE; this is translated from the coding sequence ATGACTAACCCTGCTCCTCCCTCATTGCTGTCGCTCACAGTTGCCCCAGCGCAGGTGTTGCGCGGTGTCCCGGCATTAGCACAATCTGGAGATGCGATCGCGTCTTTGGGTCATCGTCCGCTGATTGTTGGCGGTAATCATACCTTGGCGACGTTATCACCGCAGCTACAGCCGATTTTGAAACAGCCGTCGTTAAACTGTGCTACGGCATCTTATAGTCCGGATTGCAGTGAAGTCTCCCTCGCATCCCTCAAAGAAGCAGCAACCTGCCATCAAGCCGACTTAATTATTGGTGTGGGGGGTGGCAAAGCCTTAGACACCGCTAAACTCCTAGCTCATCAATGTCACCTTCCGGTTGTGACAATTCCCACCTCTGCCGCTACTTGTGCCGCTTGGACAGCACTTTCTAATATTTACTCAAATGAAGGGGCTTTCCTGTACGATGTAAGTCTGAATCGTTGTCCAGATTTGCTGATTCTGGATTATAGCTTGATTGAAACTGCCCCCCAACGTACCTTAGTCGCTGGAATTGGAGACGCCTTAGCAAAATGGTATGAGGCATCCGTGAGTAGTGGGGATTCGGCTCAAACCTTAATTATTGCGGCGGTGCAACAGGCGAGGGTGTTACGGGATATCCTGTTTCAAAAGTCAGCAGACGCTCTAAAAACGCCAGGGAGCGAGGTTTGGCGAGAGGTGGTTGATGCTTCAGTTTTGCTGGCGGGTGTGATTGGTGGTTTAGGTGGGGCGCAGTGTCGTACTGTGGCGGCTCATGCGGTGCATAATGGTTTAACTCATCTTCCTGGTTCTCACAGCGCTTTACATGGGGAGAAAGTCGCTTATGGGATTCTGGTGCAATTGCGCTTAGAAGAAATGGTACAGGGAAATCAACTTGCCGCATCTGCACGACAACAGTTATTGAAGTTTTATCGCGAAATCGGTTTACCCCAAACTCTTGATGATTTGGGGTTAGGAAATATCACGTTGGCACAGTTGCGCCAGGGGGCAGATATTGCTTGTCAGCCGCAATCGGATATCCACAGATTACCGTTTGATGTGACACCCGAACAACTTATGGCGGCGATGGTTTCGACAACAACATTGGTGGAAAAAAATTGCAGTCCCGTTTTATCGACGGCGATGAATGAAAAATACGAATAA
- a CDS encoding restriction endonuclease subunit S, with the protein MYEVVSFPRYERYKDSGVEWLGQIPEHWETLRTKNIFRLITEAAPKNNDEELLSVYSDIGVKPRRELEERGNKASTTDGYWIVKKGDVIVNKLLAWMGAIGISDYDGVTSPAYDVLRAYKPIDSKYYHYLFRSPICLSKLKQHSRGIMEMRLRLYFDEFGRIRLPYPPFEIQKRIVEFLDRKCGEIEDAIAHKKRLIELLEEQKTILINQAVTKGLDPNAPMKDSGIEWIGEIPTHWEVKKLKRISPCITVGIVITPSKYYVEEGVICLRSLNIKPNKILVKDSVYISERSNKYLSKSKIFAGDIVCVRTGQPGVSAVVDRRFDGANCIDLIIIRKPKNDLPKFVSLAMNSEVCRSQYLTGASGAIQQHFNIEMAQNLVIAIPPLPEQIKIYNHISKIQKNTMDLMNFIKREIDLMNELKQILIAEAVTGKIKI; encoded by the coding sequence GTGTACGAAGTGGTGAGTTTTCCAAGGTATGAGCGTTACAAGGATAGTGGGGTTGAATGGTTGGGGCAGATTCCTGAGCATTGGGAAACTTTGCGAACTAAAAATATTTTCCGCTTAATTACGGAAGCTGCACCGAAAAATAACGATGAAGAATTACTTTCTGTTTACTCAGATATTGGAGTTAAACCAAGGCGAGAATTAGAAGAACGTGGTAATAAGGCTTCAACAACTGATGGTTATTGGATAGTAAAAAAAGGAGATGTTATCGTCAATAAACTCTTAGCTTGGATGGGTGCAATTGGAATCTCAGACTATGACGGAGTAACCAGCCCTGCTTACGATGTTTTAAGAGCGTATAAACCTATTGATAGTAAATATTATCATTACTTATTCCGTAGTCCTATTTGTTTGAGTAAGTTGAAACAACATTCGAGGGGTATTATGGAAATGCGCCTTCGTTTGTATTTTGATGAGTTTGGCAGAATTAGGCTACCTTATCCACCATTTGAGATACAAAAGCGGATTGTTGAATTTTTGGATAGGAAGTGTGGGGAGATAGAGGACGCGATCGCGCACAAAAAACGCCTCATAGAATTACTCGAAGAACAAAAGACAATCCTCATTAATCAAGCCGTCACCAAAGGCTTAGACCCCAACGCACCCATGAAAGATAGCGGGATTGAGTGGATCGGTGAGATTCCTACTCATTGGGAAGTAAAAAAACTTAAGAGAATTTCTCCCTGTATTACAGTTGGAATTGTTATAACACCTTCTAAATATTATGTTGAGGAAGGAGTAATTTGCTTACGTTCGCTAAATATTAAGCCTAACAAAATCCTAGTTAAAGATTCAGTATATATATCAGAAAGAAGCAATAAATATTTATCAAAATCGAAAATATTTGCAGGTGATATTGTATGTGTAAGAACCGGACAACCAGGTGTTTCAGCAGTGGTAGATAGAAGATTTGACGGAGCCAACTGTATTGATTTAATTATCATAAGAAAGCCAAAAAATGATTTGCCTAAATTTGTTAGCCTGGCGATGAATTCAGAAGTTTGCCGTTCACAATATTTGACTGGGGCTTCTGGAGCGATACAACAACACTTCAATATAGAAATGGCACAAAATCTAGTTATTGCTATCCCTCCATTACCAGAACAGATCAAAATATACAATCATATATCTAAAATCCAGAAAAATACTATGGATTTGATGAATTTTATAAAACGAGAAATTGATTTAATGAATGAACTAAAACAAATCCTTATAGCCGAAGCAGTAACCGGAAAAATAAAAATCTAA
- a CDS encoding nucleotidyltransferase family protein codes for MVNKTINPKIQTKQQEIIKTAAKYGASNIRIFGSYARGEETPDSDLDLLMDIDANISLLDRIALMQELEDLLGIKIDIAKPENLHELIRDKVLTEAVPL; via the coding sequence ATGGTTAACAAAACAATTAACCCCAAAATCCAAACCAAACAGCAAGAAATCATCAAAACTGCTGCAAAATATGGCGCATCTAACATTCGCATCTTTGGTTCTTATGCCAGAGGAGAAGAAACCCCAGATAGCGACCTAGACTTACTCATGGACATAGATGCAAATATCAGCTTACTAGACCGCATTGCCCTCATGCAAGAACTAGAAGACCTCCTTGGCATCAAAATCGACATCGCTAAACCAGAGAACCTACACGAACTCATCCGCGACAAAGTGCTAACTGAAGCAGTTCCCCTATGA
- a CDS encoding HepT-like ribonuclease domain-containing protein has product MKNELLYLSNISECIGNIETYTKEGKTAFFQNRMMQDAVIRNLEIIGEATKRLSPEIRNQYPDIPWRQIAGLRDVLIHDYLRVDLEEVWRIVEINLPDLKTRINQIIIDIT; this is encoded by the coding sequence ATGAAAAACGAACTCCTTTATCTGAGTAACATTTCTGAATGTATAGGAAACATTGAAACCTATACAAAAGAGGGGAAAACAGCATTCTTTCAAAACCGGATGATGCAGGATGCCGTAATTCGTAATCTAGAAATTATCGGAGAAGCAACTAAACGATTATCTCCTGAGATACGCAACCAATATCCCGATATTCCCTGGCGACAAATAGCAGGATTAAGAGATGTCCTAATCCATGATTATCTTCGAGTCGATTTAGAAGAAGTTTGGCGGATTGTAGAAATAAATTTACCCGACCTGAAAACCCGAATCAACCAAATTATTATAGATATTACTTAA
- a CDS encoding HepT-like ribonuclease domain-containing protein, with the protein MNNSSPPTFSTLQRYTANLTYDELCTDDKTLDAVIHNLLIIGEATQQIPNSLRLKYSQTAENLDR; encoded by the coding sequence ATGAACAACAGTAGCCCACCCACCTTTTCAACCTTACAACGATATACAGCCAATCTCACCTACGACGAACTATGCACAGACGATAAAACCCTAGATGCGGTCATTCATAACTTACTCATTATCGGAGAAGCAACTCAACAAATTCCTAATTCACTTCGGTTAAAATATTCACAAACAGCCGAAAATTTAGACCGCTAA
- a CDS encoding XisI protein: MDKLERYRQVICSFLKEQGEIVPVNGTIETETVFDHEAERYLLLHLGWNGQQRIYSVVIHLEVREGKVWIQQNTTDFSVAEELLKRGVAREDIVLGLKPAFVREYTGFGVV; encoded by the coding sequence ATGGATAAATTAGAACGATATCGTCAGGTTATTTGTAGCTTTTTAAAAGAACAAGGGGAGATTGTTCCGGTGAATGGAACGATTGAAACGGAAACAGTTTTTGACCATGAAGCGGAACGTTATTTGTTATTACATTTAGGGTGGAATGGTCAGCAAAGAATCTATTCTGTGGTTATTCATCTAGAGGTGAGGGAAGGAAAGGTTTGGATTCAACAAAATACAACTGATTTCTCGGTGGCTGAGGAGTTGTTGAAACGGGGTGTAGCTAGGGAGGATATCGTTTTAGGGTTGAAACCTGCTTTTGTGCGGGAATATACAGGGTTTGGTGTTGTTTAA